In the genome of Candidatus Dadabacteria bacterium, the window GGAGAGCTCGTCGAGTTTGACGGCGGAATCACCGGACTTGTTCTTAACCTTGAAGAGGATAATGTCGGTGTCGCTCTTTTCGGAGAGGATTCCCACCTGAGCGAAGGAGGAATGGTAAAGCGAACGGGACGCATCGCCGAGGTGCCTGTCGGAGACGCTCTCGGTGGAAGGGTGGTCGATGCTCTCGGAAGACCGATTGATGGTCTCGGAGAAATAGCCGCCGCTGAAACAAGGCAGATCGAGGTGAAGGCCCCCGGAGTTATTTACCGCCAGTCGGTAAACGAGCCCCTTCAGACGGGACTTAAGGCCGTTGATTCCATGATACCGATAGGAAGAGGCCAGAGAGAACTTATTCTGGGAGATCGTCAGGTCGGAAAGACCGCTATCGCGATCGATACGATAATAAACCAAAGAGAAGAAGATGTTCACTGCATATACGTTGCCGTAGGACAGAAACAGTCAACCGTGGCTCAGGTAGTCGATAAGCTCAAGGAACACGACGCCATGAAATACACGACAATAGTTTCCGCCACGGCCAGCACCCCGGCTCCCTTTCAGTTCCTTGCTCCTTTTTCCGGCTGTGCCCTGGGAGAATATTTCAGAGACACCGGCCGCCACGCGCTCATAATATACGATGATCTGACTAAACACGCGTGGTCCTATCGCCAGCTTTCACTTCTTCTAAAGAGACCGCCGGGACGCGAGGCTTACCCCGGAGATGTTTTCTATCTTCACTCGAGGCTTCTTGAGCGCGCCGCCAAGATGAGAGACGAGGACGGAGGCGGTTCCCTTACGGCGCTTCCGATAATCGAAACCCAGGCCGGTGACGTGTCCGCCTACATTCCCACGAACGTGATTTCCATCACCGACGGGCAGATATACCTTGAGAGCGATCTTTTCTACTCGGGTGTGCGGCCCGCCATTAACGTCGGTCTTTCGGTTTCAAGGGTGGGAGGAAGCGCTCAGATAAAAGCGATGAAAAACGTTGCCGGAACCCTGAGGCTTGAGCTTGCCCAGTACAGGGAAGTCGAGGCGTTTGCGCAGTTTGCTTCCGATCTTGACAGGGTAACACAGAATCAGCTTGCCCGCGGAAGCAGGCTTGTCGAGGCCCTCAAGCAGGATCAGTACGAACCACAGGCGGTTGAAAAGCAGATCCTGATCATATTTGCAGTTACAAACGGCTATGTTGACGACTATCCGGTATTCGCAGTGAGAAAATACGAGAGGGAGCTTTCCTCTTTTATGGAATCGAAGCATCCTGAGTACCTTGCGGAGATAAAAGAGAAGAAAGTTGTTTCGGACGAACTTGAGGAAAAGCTCGCAGCAGCGCTTGACGAGCTTAAAAACCAGTTGGGCGAGCTTGCCTGATATAGCAGCGGGAAAGGATAATGCCGAGCCTTAAACAGATAACGACAAAGATAAAAAGCGTAAGAAGCACGCGGCGGATAATGGGCGCCATGAAGCTCATAGCCGCTGTGCGTCTGCAGAAGGCCCAAGCCGCTCTTATGGCCTACAGGCCTTATTCTGATGCGTACCGCGATGTGGTTTTAAACGTGGCTGCGCTTTCAGAATCGGAGGATCATCCCCTTCTTCGGGTCCCGGAGGAAAAAACGAACCTGCACGTTCTGTTCTTTACTTCCGACAGGGGGCTGTGCGGAAGTTTTAACAGTGCCTTGATAAGAAACATGCAGCGCTATGTTGAGGAGCAGAACGGGGTTTTCGGGAACATAAAACTGAGTTTCGTCGGAAGACGGGGACGGGATTACTTCTCGAGAAGCGGGGTCGGCACAGGCAAATACTACGCAGGAGTCAATGAAAGGAACTCCCGGAAATTCTCGGAGGAACTGGCCGCGGCGCTCACAGAGGAGTTCAGGGTCGGGGAGAGCGACGAAGTAGTACTTGCGTATAACCACTTTGTTTCCGCTATTTCCCAGAGGATGACTTTTGAGAGACTTCTTCCGCTTTCGGCGCAGGAAACCGACGATGGTGGTGCGGAAAGTTCTTCAGATTACATATTCGAGCCGGAGAAAGAACGGATAATAGGTTCGATTCTTCCGAAATACGTTCAGGTGAGAATCGAGCGCGCCATGAACGAGTCGCTCACGAGCGAGCACGCGGCGCGCATGACCGCGATGGAAAACGCAACAAGCAACGCGGACGAGGTAATAACAAAACTTACCCTGCTTTTTAACAAGACCAGGCAGGCGATCATTACAACGGAGCTTATGGATATCGTTAACGGTACGGAAGCTCAAAGGAAAGGAGGCAACGAGTAGAAATGAGTATTGAATCAGCGTTTACGGCAGGCGGCAAAGGTGCCGAAGCGGCAAACGGCGCCGATCCGGGAATCGGGAAAATAATTCAGGTAACGGGTCCGGTGGTGGATGTCGAATTCTCGGAGGGAGCTCTTCCCACCGTGTTCACGGCTCTTAAGGTAACGAATCCGGCCCTCGGGGAAACCGAGTGGAACCTGGTTCTGGAGGTCGCCCAGCAGCTAGGAGGAGGCCGCGTAAGATGCATCGCCATGGATTCGACCGAGGGGCTTAAAAGAGGACAGGATGCCCTTAACACCGGCGATGGAATAACAATCCCGGTCGGCAAGGAAGCTCTCGGCAGACTGCTCAACGTGGTCGGAGAGCCAATAGATGAAGCTGGTCCCGTAGAGACCGAGGAGCGCTGGCCCATTCACCGTCCCGCGCCCGAGTTCGTCGAGCAGAGCACCAAAATGGAGCTTTTCGAGACGGGCATAAAGGTTATCGATCTTCTTGCTCCTTTTCTTAAGGGCGGGAAAATCGGCCTTTTCGGCGGAGCAGGAGTAGGCAAGACCGTTTTGCTGATGGAGCTCATCCATAACATAGCCAAAGAATACGGCGGTTACTCGGTTTTCGGCGGAGTGGGAGAGAGAACCAGAGAAGGAAACGACCTTTACTGGGAGATGAAGGAATCTGGGGTTCTCGGGAACACGGGACTCATATTCGGACAGATGAACGAGCCTCCGGGAGCGAGAGCCAGGGTTGCCCTTACGGCGCTTACGCTCGCCGAGTATTTCCGCGACACCCAGGGTCAGGACGTCCTTCTTTTCATCGACAACATTTTCCGCTTTACCCAGGCGGGTTCCGAGGTGTCGGCTCTTCTAGGAAGAACGCCTTCTGCTGTTGGTTACCAGCCGACTCTCTCGACTGACCTCGGGGAACTCCAGGAGAGAATTACTTCGACCGTAAAAGGCTCGATTACCTCCGTACAGGCGATTTACGTTCCTGCGGACGACCTTACGGATCCTGCTCCCGCGACTACCTTTGCGCACCTTGACGGAACCATCGTTCTCTCAAGGCAGTTGACCGAACTTGGAATATATCCTGCTGTTGACCCACTTGACTCGACCTCGAACATTCTTGATCCGAGAATAGTCGGAGACGAGCACTACAGGGTTGCCAGGGAAGTCCAGGAAGTTCTGCAGCGCTACAAGCAGCTTCAGGAGATAATCGCGATTCTCGGTATGGACGAACTCTCAGAAGAGGATAAGCTCACGGTTGCACGCGCCAGAAAGGTCCAGAGGTATCTCTCGCAGCCTTTCCACGTGGCCGAGCAGTTTACGGGCACCCCAGGAAAGTACGTTCCCATCAAACAGACCATAGAAGCTTTCGGCGAGATTATCTCGGGCAGCATGGATGATATTCCCGAACAGGCTTTCTATATGGTAGGTAGTCTTGACGAAGTACGCGAGAAGGCGACGGCAATCGCCTCCTGACGGGAGATCTGAAAATTGGCTGAAAAACTGCGACTCAAAATCATAACCCCGGAAAAACTCGTGTTTGACGGCGAGGTAGAGGAACTGGTAGCCCCCGGCCAGATGGGGGAATTCGGTGTTTTGCCGGGTCACGTGCCTTTTCTTTCTGTGCTTTTTCCGGGAAGACTCAGGTTCAAAACCGAGGAGTCGGGAGAAAGCACTCTTATAATCCATGGTGGCCTCGCGGACGTAAAGGATGACGCCATCAGTATTCTTACCGACCAGTCGGAGAATCCCGAAGAGGTTGACGTCGTGGCCGCCAGAAAAGACGCCGAGGTCTTTCAGAGGGAACTTGATGAGCTTCAGGACACAGAAGCTTCGGAAAGAGAGGAACTTGATAAAAAGCTCAGGATAGCGAGGGCCCGGGCGGGAGAGTGATGGTTTTCGCCTGATCTGCCGTGGCGGAGTGTTTTTGTCCCGCCGGTCTGAACCCGTAGTCTGTCACGTTTTTTCTATATGGCTGAAGAGACTTTCCAGAAAACTTTGCCCCGCGGGCAAGTCGTCACGGGGATAATGAATTGGCTCCTTTTCTTAGAGTGCAAAGTTTCCGCCATCTACAGCAACGCTAAAGTTTTGTCTGTCAAGAATCATGAAGTGACCGGAATGCAATGACTTCAACTTTACGCATTTATTTGATTACTGGGTTTTTCCCTGTAATGTCGGTTCCCGGTTTTCCTCCCAGAAAGCAAACTCGTTTTGTCTGTTTCCACTGATATCAATCGGCATTACATGAAGAGTTGTCGGAACTTCTTCATGTTCCTTGAGAAGTGTCAGTTTAATTCGTTCCGTTAATTTTTCCTGCATAGGATAAAACAGGGCAAGATTCCTGACTCCGTACCTTGAAGCGTAGCTTCCTATCTGATACATATCTGACTGCGTTATCCCCAGTTTCTGTTCTTCGCTGTCCAGTACTTTCCATTTTGCATCGGCGATGGCAACCGGATTTCCAGATTTGTTCAGAAATGAGAAATCAGGCTTCATCATGAAAATCGACTTACCGGAATCTTCCCGTCTGGCGAAAGATTTTTGAGGTCCTTGTTCTCCTATGCTGATATTTTTTCCTCTTGTCTCTTCACGAAGCTCCATTCCGACATAAGCCTCAAACAGCCTGTTCATATCGAACAGAAGTGCAAGACAGTCTTTCTCCCCCGTAGTAACGCCTGGATAGAATCCTCTGAGGAAAAATCCGCACTGCTCGAATACCTGTTTGTACCTGTCAGTTATGCG includes:
- the atpD gene encoding F0F1 ATP synthase subunit beta, with amino-acid sequence MSIESAFTAGGKGAEAANGADPGIGKIIQVTGPVVDVEFSEGALPTVFTALKVTNPALGETEWNLVLEVAQQLGGGRVRCIAMDSTEGLKRGQDALNTGDGITIPVGKEALGRLLNVVGEPIDEAGPVETEERWPIHRPAPEFVEQSTKMELFETGIKVIDLLAPFLKGGKIGLFGGAGVGKTVLLMELIHNIAKEYGGYSVFGGVGERTREGNDLYWEMKESGVLGNTGLIFGQMNEPPGARARVALTALTLAEYFRDTQGQDVLLFIDNIFRFTQAGSEVSALLGRTPSAVGYQPTLSTDLGELQERITSTVKGSITSVQAIYVPADDLTDPAPATTFAHLDGTIVLSRQLTELGIYPAVDPLDSTSNILDPRIVGDEHYRVAREVQEVLQRYKQLQEIIAILGMDELSEEDKLTVARARKVQRYLSQPFHVAEQFTGTPGKYVPIKQTIEAFGEIISGSMDDIPEQAFYMVGSLDEVREKATAIAS
- the atpA gene encoding F0F1 ATP synthase subunit alpha, with protein sequence MQELRAESIGEILRNRIKGYERKVDTEEVGTVISVGDGIARVYGLDQAVAGELVEFDGGITGLVLNLEEDNVGVALFGEDSHLSEGGMVKRTGRIAEVPVGDALGGRVVDALGRPIDGLGEIAAAETRQIEVKAPGVIYRQSVNEPLQTGLKAVDSMIPIGRGQRELILGDRQVGKTAIAIDTIINQREEDVHCIYVAVGQKQSTVAQVVDKLKEHDAMKYTTIVSATASTPAPFQFLAPFSGCALGEYFRDTGRHALIIYDDLTKHAWSYRQLSLLLKRPPGREAYPGDVFYLHSRLLERAAKMRDEDGGGSLTALPIIETQAGDVSAYIPTNVISITDGQIYLESDLFYSGVRPAINVGLSVSRVGGSAQIKAMKNVAGTLRLELAQYREVEAFAQFASDLDRVTQNQLARGSRLVEALKQDQYEPQAVEKQILIIFAVTNGYVDDYPVFAVRKYERELSSFMESKHPEYLAEIKEKKVVSDELEEKLAAALDELKNQLGELA
- the atpC gene encoding ATP synthase F1 subunit epsilon, with the translated sequence MAEKLRLKIITPEKLVFDGEVEELVAPGQMGEFGVLPGHVPFLSVLFPGRLRFKTEESGESTLIIHGGLADVKDDAISILTDQSENPEEVDVVAARKDAEVFQRELDELQDTEASEREELDKKLRIARARAGE
- the atpG gene encoding ATP synthase F1 subunit gamma; the protein is MPSLKQITTKIKSVRSTRRIMGAMKLIAAVRLQKAQAALMAYRPYSDAYRDVVLNVAALSESEDHPLLRVPEEKTNLHVLFFTSDRGLCGSFNSALIRNMQRYVEEQNGVFGNIKLSFVGRRGRDYFSRSGVGTGKYYAGVNERNSRKFSEELAAALTEEFRVGESDEVVLAYNHFVSAISQRMTFERLLPLSAQETDDGGAESSSDYIFEPEKERIIGSILPKYVQVRIERAMNESLTSEHAARMTAMENATSNADEVITKLTLLFNKTRQAIITTELMDIVNGTEAQRKGGNE